A genomic segment from Bradyrhizobium sp. CB1015 encodes:
- a CDS encoding glycosyltransferase family 2 protein produces the protein MTLGSDVSGMTTTAANAAAKGLSIVIPVYNEAAGLSALHQRICELAKTLRQRYRLSCEVVYVDDGSKDATLSIARTLPADAIDVQVVSLSRNFGKEAALMAGLDHARLGAVMFMDGDGQHPPALVEQLVRHWIDDGYDVVYTAKAHRDNEPFLRRVAVHGFYALINWGARQKIPEDAGDFRLLSPRAVAALRQLPERNRFFKGLASWIGFRQIRVDYEPAARAHGVTTFNAASLLGLSIEGLTSFSVAPLRFASLLGVILAGGAFLFGLSILWEVWTTGKQVPGYPSLVVGLMTIGGVQLIMIGIVGEYIGKILSELKARPIYFVAEHSEKHFETGKADEAASRTAAE, from the coding sequence ATGACGCTGGGCTCTGACGTTTCCGGCATGACGACCACCGCAGCCAACGCCGCAGCGAAGGGGCTGTCGATCGTCATCCCCGTCTACAACGAGGCGGCGGGCCTTTCGGCCCTGCACCAGCGCATCTGCGAGCTCGCCAAGACCCTGCGGCAGCGCTATCGCCTGTCTTGCGAGGTCGTCTATGTCGACGACGGCAGCAAGGATGCGACGCTGTCGATCGCGCGGACATTGCCGGCCGACGCAATCGACGTTCAGGTGGTGTCGCTGTCGCGCAATTTCGGCAAGGAGGCCGCGCTGATGGCGGGGCTGGACCATGCCCGCCTCGGCGCCGTCATGTTCATGGACGGCGACGGCCAGCATCCGCCGGCGCTCGTCGAACAGCTGGTGCGGCACTGGATCGATGACGGCTACGACGTTGTCTACACCGCCAAGGCGCATCGCGACAACGAGCCATTCCTGCGCCGGGTCGCGGTGCACGGCTTCTACGCGCTGATCAATTGGGGCGCCCGCCAGAAGATTCCCGAAGATGCCGGCGATTTCCGCCTGCTGTCGCCGCGCGCGGTCGCTGCGCTGAGGCAGCTGCCGGAACGCAACCGCTTCTTCAAGGGCCTCGCCAGCTGGATCGGTTTCCGCCAGATCCGTGTGGACTACGAGCCCGCAGCGCGTGCCCATGGCGTCACCACCTTCAACGCCGCGAGCCTGCTCGGCCTCTCGATCGAGGGCCTGACGTCCTTCTCGGTGGCGCCGTTGCGCTTCGCCAGCCTGCTCGGCGTCATTCTCGCCGGCGGTGCCTTCCTGTTCGGCCTCTCCATCCTCTGGGAGGTCTGGACCACAGGCAAGCAGGTCCCCGGCTATCCCTCGCTCGTGGTCGGCCTGATGACGATCGGCGGCGTGCAGCTCATCATGATCGGCATCGTCGGCGAATATATCGGAAAAATCCTCTCCGAGCTGAAGGCGCGGCCGATCTACTTCGTCGCCGAGCACAGCGAGAAGCATTTCGAGACCGGCAAGGCCGATGAGGCCGCGAGCAGGACGGCGGCCGAATGA
- a CDS encoding 16S rRNA (uracil(1498)-N(3))-methyltransferase, which produces MPSHDFRAPRLFVDAPLAQDARVSLDRDQSNYLGNVLRLGAGAEVLAFNGRDGEWQAAIEGRKRPDGLVILQQTRPQDRLADLTYVFAPLKHTRLDYMVQKAIEMGAAALQPVLTRFTQASRVNTERMRANVVEAAEQCGILSIASVAEPVPLERFLSQRPADRLLIFCDEAAEVQDPVQGLQGAREAGHGIDVLIGPEGGFAEEERALLLRQPRILRLALGPRIMRADTAAVAALALVQAVLGDWSGSTEHR; this is translated from the coding sequence ATGCCTTCCCACGATTTTCGTGCCCCGCGCCTGTTTGTCGATGCGCCCCTGGCCCAGGACGCCAGGGTCTCTCTCGACCGCGACCAGAGCAACTATCTCGGCAATGTGCTGCGGCTCGGCGCCGGGGCCGAGGTCCTGGCCTTCAACGGCAGGGATGGCGAGTGGCAGGCCGCCATCGAGGGACGCAAGCGGCCGGACGGCCTCGTGATCCTCCAGCAGACCCGGCCCCAGGACCGGCTCGCCGACCTCACCTATGTCTTCGCCCCGCTCAAGCATACCAGGCTGGATTACATGGTGCAGAAGGCCATCGAGATGGGCGCCGCCGCCCTGCAACCGGTCCTGACCAGGTTCACCCAGGCCTCCCGGGTCAATACCGAGCGGATGCGCGCCAATGTGGTCGAGGCGGCCGAGCAATGCGGCATCCTCAGCATCGCCAGCGTGGCCGAGCCGGTGCCGCTGGAGCGCTTCTTGAGCCAGCGTCCCGCCGACCGGCTGCTGATCTTCTGCGACGAGGCGGCGGAGGTCCAAGATCCCGTTCAGGGCCTGCAAGGCGCGCGCGAGGCCGGACACGGTATCGACGTGCTGATCGGCCCGGAGGGCGGTTTTGCCGAGGAAGAGCGGGCGCTCTTGCTGCGCCAGCCCAGGATCCTGCGGCTGGCGCTCGGCCCCCGCATCATGCGGGCGGACACCGCCGCCGTCGCCGCCCTGGCGCTGGTCCAGGCGGTGCTGGGCGATTGGAGCGGCAGCACCGAGCACAGGTGA
- a CDS encoding ATP phosphoribosyltransferase regulatory subunit: MTATATSNAAGSAAWADTLLLSFAQAGYVRAEPAILQPAEPFLDLSGEDIRKSLYLTTDLSGEELCLRPDLTIPVARDYLASGRAGHPAGFSYLGPVFRYRSGQASEFLQAGIESFGRQDRAAADAEMLALALEATAAFGVRDVEIRTGDVALFNALLDALNLYPVWRRRLVKDFNRKISLEQDLERLAAATKATRSEYEGVLAALAGSDRKAALAFVTDLMSIAGTTNVGGRTTAEIADRFLEQSTLKGGALPREAIAVLKRFLSISGNPDDAIAELRALTTDAKLDLASAIDQFESRVGFMAARGIDVKQTRFSTAFGRGLDYYTGFEFELHHRGNGAEPLVAGGRYDGLMTQLGSAEPIPAVGFSVWVDALNRIGRKAGA; this comes from the coding sequence ATGACCGCGACTGCCACCTCAAATGCTGCCGGCTCCGCCGCCTGGGCGGATACGCTGCTCTTGTCGTTCGCGCAGGCCGGCTATGTCAGGGCCGAGCCCGCCATCCTGCAACCGGCCGAGCCGTTCCTGGACCTCTCCGGCGAGGACATTCGCAAGAGCCTGTACCTGACCACCGACCTCTCCGGCGAGGAGCTCTGCCTGCGCCCGGACCTGACCATTCCTGTTGCGCGCGACTATCTGGCCTCGGGGCGCGCCGGCCATCCGGCGGGGTTCAGCTATCTCGGTCCGGTGTTCCGCTACCGCAGCGGCCAGGCCAGCGAATTCCTCCAGGCCGGCATCGAATCATTCGGCCGTCAGGACCGCGCCGCGGCTGACGCCGAGATGCTGGCGCTTGCGCTGGAGGCGACGGCCGCCTTCGGCGTCCGCGACGTCGAGATCCGCACCGGCGACGTCGCCTTGTTCAATGCGCTGCTCGACGCCCTCAACCTCTATCCGGTCTGGCGCCGCCGCCTGGTCAAGGACTTCAACCGCAAGATCAGCCTGGAGCAGGATCTGGAGCGGCTGGCGGCCGCGACCAAAGCGACGCGCAGCGAATATGAGGGCGTGCTGGCGGCCCTTGCCGGCTCCGACCGCAAGGCGGCGCTCGCCTTCGTCACCGATCTGATGTCGATCGCCGGCACCACCAATGTCGGCGGCCGCACCACGGCCGAGATCGCCGATCGCTTCCTCGAGCAATCGACGCTGAAGGGCGGCGCGCTGCCGCGCGAGGCGATCGCCGTGCTCAAGCGCTTCCTGTCGATTTCGGGCAATCCCGACGATGCCATCGCCGAGCTGCGCGCACTCACGACGGACGCAAAGCTCGATCTCGCGTCTGCGATCGATCAGTTCGAGAGCCGGGTCGGCTTCATGGCCGCGCGCGGCATCGACGTGAAGCAGACCCGCTTCTCGACCGCGTTCGGACGCGGGCTCGATTATTACACCGGCTTCGAATTCGAGCTGCATCACCGGGGTAACGGCGCCGAGCCGTTGGTCGCCGGCGGCCGCTATGACGGGCTGATGACCCAGCTCGGCTCGGCCGAGCCGATCCCCGCGGTCGGCTTCTCGGTCTGGGTGGACGCGCTGAACCGGATCGGCCGCAAGGCGGGAGCTTAA
- the groES gene encoding co-chaperone GroES, translating to MAKSKFRPLHDRVVVKRIDAEEKTKGGIIIPDTAKEKPSQGEVVAVGPGGRDETGKLIPIDLKVGDRVLFGKWSGTEVKIDNEELLIMKESDIMGVLA from the coding sequence ATGGCTAAATCCAAATTTCGTCCGCTGCATGACCGTGTCGTGGTCAAACGTATCGACGCCGAGGAAAAGACCAAGGGCGGCATCATCATTCCGGACACCGCCAAGGAAAAGCCGTCCCAGGGCGAGGTCGTCGCCGTCGGCCCCGGCGGCCGCGACGAGACCGGCAAGCTGATCCCGATCGACCTCAAGGTCGGCGACCGCGTGCTGTTCGGCAAGTGGTCGGGCACCGAGGTCAAGATCGACAACGAAGAGCTCCTGATCATGAAGGAGTCGGACATCATGGGCGTGCTGGCCTAA
- a CDS encoding protein phosphatase CheZ — protein MAVHRKRFRVEDIVGGEMPIVDVTEEAPPMHSEIMAELRAIRAQMAKGIVAAPLSGSAAMAAIDASTAQELAEARTMLETYRAQIEQCEKLKVELDLIHDAIDRTKREIATLHGKSFDGGEMAKVNGELGAVVGGTEQATQQILEAAESIDQAASAMSKVDSIDQQKRLADDIQERVISIFEACNFQDLTGQRISKVMTTMKFIEQHINAMMEIWGGVDAIKSHVPAQVDNRSEDEKLLNGPKLAGDIGHASQDDIDALFD, from the coding sequence ATGGCTGTTCACCGCAAACGTTTTCGCGTCGAAGATATCGTCGGCGGCGAGATGCCCATTGTCGACGTAACCGAAGAGGCTCCCCCGATGCACAGCGAGATCATGGCCGAGCTGCGCGCGATCCGCGCCCAGATGGCGAAGGGCATCGTCGCGGCCCCGCTGTCCGGCAGCGCCGCCATGGCTGCGATCGACGCCTCGACCGCGCAGGAGCTTGCCGAAGCGCGCACCATGCTCGAGACCTACAGGGCACAGATCGAGCAGTGCGAGAAGCTGAAGGTCGAGCTCGACCTCATCCATGACGCCATCGACCGCACCAAGCGCGAGATCGCGACGCTGCACGGCAAGAGCTTCGACGGCGGCGAGATGGCCAAGGTCAACGGCGAGCTCGGCGCGGTGGTCGGCGGCACCGAGCAGGCAACCCAGCAGATCCTCGAAGCCGCGGAATCGATCGACCAGGCCGCCAGCGCGATGTCCAAGGTGGACTCGATCGATCAGCAGAAGCGCCTTGCCGACGACATTCAGGAACGCGTCATCTCGATCTTCGAAGCCTGCAACTTCCAGGACCTGACCGGCCAGCGCATCAGCAAGGTCATGACCACGATGAAGTTCATCGAGCAGCACATCAATGCGATGATGGAGATCTGGGGCGGCGTCGACGCGATCAAGTCCCATGTCCCGGCGCAGGTCGACAACCGCAGCGAGGACGAGAAGCTCCTCAACGGCCCCAAGCTGGCCGGCGACATCGGCCACGCCTCGCAGGACGACATCGACGCGCTGTTCGACTGA
- a CDS encoding DUF2076 domain-containing protein, translating into MTPQERQLVDDLFDRLSKLENAPRDPDAIAAISDGLRKAPGAIYALVQTTLVQDEALKRANARIQELEAAHAPEQAQSGGFLDTMRDTLFGSSTSRGSVPNVPPREQRPVWNSGQAMQQTQPGYGAPPYGQAYGQGPGQGYGAAPVGGGGGSFLGTAAAAAAGVVGGSLLLSSIRGMMGGPHQQAFGDTSALGDRSPWSGGDQSGGSLARDAGLDDIGSNRDSRHGFFDQASNERDNNDQNYGDDRDDSFDTADNSDFGGDDDGGSDYA; encoded by the coding sequence ATGACGCCGCAGGAACGCCAGCTCGTCGACGACCTTTTCGACCGGCTTTCAAAGCTGGAAAATGCACCGCGCGATCCCGATGCGATCGCCGCGATCTCCGACGGCCTGCGCAAGGCGCCCGGCGCCATCTACGCGCTGGTGCAGACCACGCTGGTCCAGGACGAAGCGCTGAAGCGCGCCAATGCCCGTATCCAGGAGCTGGAAGCGGCCCATGCGCCCGAGCAGGCGCAGTCCGGTGGCTTCCTCGACACCATGCGCGACACGCTGTTCGGATCGAGCACATCGCGCGGCTCGGTTCCGAACGTGCCGCCGCGTGAGCAGCGGCCGGTCTGGAACAGCGGCCAGGCGATGCAGCAGACGCAGCCGGGCTACGGCGCGCCGCCTTACGGGCAGGCCTACGGCCAGGGTCCGGGTCAGGGCTACGGCGCTGCGCCGGTCGGCGGTGGCGGCGGCTCGTTCCTCGGGACGGCGGCGGCGGCCGCGGCCGGCGTCGTGGGCGGCTCCCTGCTGCTCTCGAGCATCCGCGGCATGATGGGCGGACCGCACCAGCAGGCTTTTGGCGACACCAGCGCCCTTGGCGACCGCAGCCCCTGGAGCGGCGGCGACCAGTCCGGCGGCTCGCTCGCGCGCGATGCCGGGCTCGACGACATCGGCTCGAATCGGGATTCGCGTCACGGCTTCTTCGACCAGGCGTCGAACGAGCGCGACAACAACGACCAGAACTACGGCGACGATCGCGACGACAGCTTCGACACGGCCGACAACAGCGACTTCGGCGGCGATGACGACGGCGGCAGCGACTACGCGTAG
- the ubiA gene encoding 4-hydroxybenzoate octaprenyltransferase: MEYELRKLGTSTSARVADSTGNWVDTLAPHWARPYLRLSRFDRPIGSWLLLMPCWWSAALAAGMAHDIRGLPLTIALFFVGAFVMRGAGCTWNDITDRDLDDKVERTRSRPLPSGQVTTRQAVVFMVAQALVGLVVLLQFNRFAIATGIASLLIVAIYPFMKRITWWPQIVLGLAFSWGALMGFAVTFGRIDVTALVLYAGAISWVIGYDTIYAHQDAEDDALIGIKSTARLFGAHTRQALVLFYGLAVMLIGVALASSEARWPAWLGLAAFAAHLAWQIVRLRINDPELCLRLFKSNRDAGLLLFAGLLVDAVLRAA; this comes from the coding sequence ATGGAATACGAACTTCGAAAACTGGGCACTAGCACATCCGCCCGCGTTGCCGATTCCACCGGCAACTGGGTCGATACGCTCGCGCCGCATTGGGCGCGGCCTTACCTGCGCCTGTCCCGCTTCGATCGCCCGATCGGCTCCTGGCTTCTCTTGATGCCGTGCTGGTGGTCGGCGGCGCTGGCCGCCGGCATGGCGCATGACATTCGCGGTCTGCCGCTCACCATCGCGCTGTTCTTCGTCGGCGCCTTCGTGATGCGCGGGGCCGGCTGCACCTGGAACGACATCACCGACCGCGACCTCGACGACAAGGTCGAGCGCACGCGCTCGCGGCCGCTGCCGTCGGGGCAGGTGACCACCAGGCAGGCCGTGGTCTTCATGGTCGCGCAGGCGCTGGTGGGTCTTGTAGTGCTGCTGCAGTTCAACCGTTTCGCGATCGCAACGGGCATCGCTTCGCTCCTGATCGTCGCGATCTATCCCTTCATGAAGCGCATCACCTGGTGGCCGCAGATCGTGCTCGGCCTCGCCTTCTCCTGGGGCGCCCTGATGGGCTTTGCCGTCACCTTCGGCCGCATCGACGTCACCGCGCTCGTGCTCTATGCCGGCGCGATTTCCTGGGTGATCGGCTATGACACGATCTACGCGCATCAGGACGCCGAGGACGATGCGCTGATCGGCATCAAGTCGACCGCGCGCCTGTTCGGCGCGCATACGCGCCAGGCGCTGGTGCTGTTCTACGGGCTCGCGGTGATGCTGATCGGCGTCGCGCTGGCTTCTAGCGAAGCGCGCTGGCCGGCCTGGCTCGGGCTTGCCGCCTTCGCCGCGCATCTGGCCTGGCAGATCGTGCGGCTGCGCATCAACGATCCCGAGCTGTGCCTGCGCCTGTTCAAGTCGAACCGTGACGCGGGCTTGCTGCTGTTCGCAGGATTACTGGTGGATGCCGTGCTGCGGGCGGCGTGA
- a CDS encoding L,D-transpeptidase, translated as MFKKMSVALLGSACTFMAGANEASAFDNSVPNDPPAVLYQPRVPPAPVRVASNSNMGGGFIEFLFGDGPGRGPAYAPEQPVYQQQPGYYDQRRLPPMGEPQMQGGYQQGASLQQEAADPRQRPFDPKFEKQLVGYSGKESPGTIVVDTPNKFLYLVEGNGRALRYGIGVGRPGFTWSGVKSITAKREWPDWTPPAEMLARRPDLPRHMEGGPENPLGARAMYLGSTLYRIHGSNEPWTIGTNVSSGCIRMRNEDVIDLYGRVNVGTKVVVM; from the coding sequence ATGTTCAAGAAAATGTCTGTGGCGCTGCTCGGCAGCGCTTGCACCTTCATGGCCGGCGCGAACGAGGCCAGCGCCTTCGACAACAGCGTGCCGAACGATCCGCCTGCGGTGCTCTACCAGCCGCGCGTGCCGCCGGCACCGGTGCGCGTCGCGTCCAATTCCAACATGGGCGGCGGCTTCATCGAATTCCTGTTCGGCGACGGCCCCGGCCGCGGCCCGGCCTACGCGCCGGAGCAGCCGGTGTATCAGCAGCAGCCGGGCTATTACGACCAGCGGCGCCTGCCGCCGATGGGCGAGCCGCAGATGCAGGGTGGATATCAGCAGGGCGCTTCTCTGCAGCAGGAGGCGGCCGATCCGCGGCAGCGTCCGTTCGATCCGAAATTCGAGAAACAACTCGTTGGCTATAGCGGCAAGGAAAGTCCCGGCACGATCGTGGTCGATACGCCGAACAAGTTCCTCTATCTCGTCGAGGGCAACGGCCGGGCACTGCGCTACGGCATCGGTGTCGGCCGTCCCGGCTTCACCTGGTCGGGCGTGAAATCGATCACCGCCAAGCGCGAATGGCCGGACTGGACGCCGCCGGCGGAAATGCTCGCGCGCCGGCCCGATCTGCCCAGGCACATGGAAGGCGGCCCGGAAAATCCGCTCGGCGCCCGCGCGATGTATCTCGGATCGACGCTCTACCGCATCCACGGCTCCAACGAGCCCTGGACCATCGGCACCAACGTGTCCTCCGGCTGCATCCGCATGCGCAACGAGGACGTCATCGACCTCTACGGCCGCGTCAATGTCGGCACCAAGGTCGTGGTGATGTGA
- the hisG gene encoding ATP phosphoribosyltransferase: MSAPFVLAVPSKGRLQENTEAFFARAGLKLSKAGGARDYRGTIAGLDNVEVAYLSASEIASQLSRGFAHLGVTGEDLVRENIADADKRVSLIEGLGFGYADVVVAVPQAWIDVRTMADLDDVTTGFREQHHMRMRVATKFVNLTRGFFQAHGITDYRIVESAGATEGAPAAGSAELIVDITTTGATLAANGLRVLDDGVILRSQANLVAAKEADWSPQARETARVILDHIAARARANKYREVRTRFRQCDAALLGEAHSRFGVEAPFGGPTSSGMLTLHCPPGQLYALASFLREHGAETVSVVSLDYVFDRQNPLFARLEAFLRR, from the coding sequence ATGAGCGCGCCATTCGTTCTGGCCGTTCCCTCCAAGGGCCGCCTGCAGGAGAACACCGAGGCCTTCTTTGCCCGTGCCGGCCTCAAGCTGTCGAAAGCCGGCGGCGCCCGCGACTATCGCGGCACCATCGCAGGGCTCGACAATGTCGAGGTCGCCTATCTCTCGGCGAGCGAGATCGCCTCGCAATTGTCCCGCGGTTTTGCCCATCTCGGCGTCACCGGCGAAGATCTCGTGCGCGAGAACATCGCCGATGCCGACAAGCGCGTGTCGCTGATCGAAGGCCTCGGCTTCGGCTATGCCGACGTCGTGGTCGCGGTGCCGCAGGCCTGGATCGACGTCCGCACCATGGCCGACCTCGACGACGTCACCACCGGCTTCCGCGAGCAGCATCACATGCGGATGCGTGTGGCGACCAAGTTCGTCAACCTCACCCGCGGCTTCTTCCAGGCTCACGGCATCACCGATTACCGCATCGTCGAAAGCGCGGGCGCCACCGAAGGCGCACCGGCGGCCGGCAGCGCCGAGCTGATCGTCGACATCACCACGACCGGCGCGACGCTCGCCGCCAATGGCCTGCGGGTGCTCGACGACGGCGTGATCCTGCGCAGCCAGGCCAATCTGGTGGCCGCCAAGGAGGCCGACTGGTCGCCGCAGGCGCGCGAGACGGCGCGTGTCATCCTCGATCACATCGCCGCAAGGGCGCGGGCCAACAAGTACCGCGAGGTCCGCACCCGCTTCCGGCAGTGCGATGCCGCCCTGCTCGGCGAAGCTCACAGCCGGTTCGGCGTGGAGGCCCCGTTCGGCGGCCCGACCTCGTCAGGCATGCTGACGCTGCACTGCCCACCGGGGCAGCTCTACGCGCTGGCGAGCTTCCTGCGCGAGCATGGCGCCGAGACCGTCTCGGTGGTCTCGCTCGACTACGTGTTCGACCGGCAGAACCCGCTGTTCGCCAGGCTCGAGGCGTTCCTACGGCGGTGA
- the groL gene encoding chaperonin GroEL (60 kDa chaperone family; promotes refolding of misfolded polypeptides especially under stressful conditions; forms two stacked rings of heptamers to form a barrel-shaped 14mer; ends can be capped by GroES; misfolded proteins enter the barrel where they are refolded when GroES binds) yields the protein MAAKDVKFSGDARDRMLRGVDVLANAVKVTLGPKGRNVVIEKSFGAPRITKDGVTVAKEIELEDKFENMGAQMVREVASKTNDLAGDGTTTATVLAQAIVREGAKAVAAGMNPMDLKRGIDTAVAAVVKDIEKRAKPVAASSEVAQVGTISANGDAAIGKMIAQAMQKVGNEGVITVEENKSLETEVDIVEGMKFDRGYLSPYFVTNAEKMTAELEDAYILLHEKKLSGLQAMLPVLEAVVQSGKPLVIIAEDVEGEALATLVVNRLRGGLKVAAVKAPGFGDRRKAMLEDIAILTGGQLISEELGIKLENVTVKMLGRAKKVVIDKENTTIVNGAGKKPDIEARVGQIKAQIEETTSDYDREKLQERLAKLAGGVAVIRVGGATEIEVKEKKDRVEDALNATRAAVQEGIVPGGGVALLRAKKAVGRLTNANDDVQAGINIVLKALEAPIRQISENAGVEGSIVVGKILENKSETFGFDAQNEDYVDMVEKGIIDPAKVVRTALQDASSVAGLLVTTEAMVAELPKKEAPPAMPAGGGMGGF from the coding sequence ATGGCTGCCAAAGACGTCAAGTTTTCCGGAGACGCGCGCGATCGCATGCTGCGCGGCGTCGACGTTCTCGCCAACGCCGTCAAGGTGACGCTCGGCCCGAAGGGCCGCAATGTCGTCATCGAGAAGAGCTTCGGCGCCCCCCGCATCACCAAGGACGGCGTCACCGTCGCCAAGGAGATCGAGCTCGAGGACAAGTTCGAGAACATGGGCGCGCAGATGGTGCGTGAGGTCGCCTCCAAGACCAACGACCTCGCCGGCGACGGCACCACCACCGCCACCGTGCTGGCCCAGGCGATCGTGCGCGAAGGCGCCAAGGCGGTCGCCGCCGGCATGAACCCGATGGACCTCAAGCGCGGCATCGACACCGCGGTGGCCGCCGTCGTCAAGGACATCGAGAAGCGCGCCAAGCCGGTCGCCGCCTCCTCCGAGGTCGCCCAGGTCGGCACCATCTCCGCCAACGGCGATGCCGCCATCGGCAAGATGATCGCGCAGGCGATGCAGAAGGTCGGCAACGAGGGCGTCATCACCGTCGAGGAGAACAAGTCGCTCGAGACCGAGGTTGATATCGTCGAGGGCATGAAGTTCGACCGCGGCTATCTCAGCCCCTACTTCGTCACCAATGCCGAGAAGATGACCGCCGAGCTCGAGGACGCCTACATCCTCCTGCACGAGAAGAAGCTCTCCGGCCTGCAGGCCATGCTGCCGGTGCTCGAAGCCGTGGTGCAGTCGGGCAAGCCGCTCGTCATCATCGCCGAGGACGTCGAGGGCGAGGCGCTGGCCACCCTGGTCGTCAACCGGCTCCGTGGCGGCCTGAAGGTGGCCGCGGTGAAGGCGCCGGGCTTCGGTGACCGCCGCAAGGCCATGCTGGAAGACATCGCGATCCTGACCGGCGGCCAGCTGATCTCCGAGGAGCTCGGCATCAAGCTCGAGAACGTCACGGTGAAGATGCTCGGCCGCGCCAAGAAGGTGGTGATCGACAAGGAGAACACCACGATCGTCAACGGCGCCGGCAAGAAGCCCGACATCGAGGCCCGCGTCGGCCAGATCAAGGCCCAGATCGAGGAGACCACCTCGGACTACGACCGCGAGAAGCTGCAGGAGCGTCTCGCCAAGCTCGCCGGCGGCGTCGCGGTGATCCGCGTCGGCGGCGCCACCGAGATCGAGGTCAAGGAGAAGAAGGACCGCGTCGAGGATGCGCTCAACGCCACCCGCGCCGCGGTGCAGGAAGGCATCGTCCCCGGTGGCGGCGTCGCGCTGCTCCGCGCCAAGAAGGCGGTCGGCCGTCTCACCAACGCCAATGACGACGTCCAGGCCGGCATCAACATCGTGCTGAAGGCGCTGGAGGCCCCGATCCGCCAGATCTCCGAGAACGCCGGCGTGGAAGGCTCGATCGTGGTCGGCAAGATCCTGGAGAACAAGTCCGAGACCTTCGGCTTCGACGCCCAGAACGAGGACTATGTCGACATGGTCGAGAAGGGCATCATCGATCCCGCCAAGGTGGTGCGCACCGCGCTGCAGGACGCCTCCTCCGTGGCCGGCCTGCTGGTCACCACCGAAGCCATGGTCGCCGAGCTGCCGAAGAAGGAAGCTCCGCCCGCCATGCCCGCCGGCGGCGGCATGGGCGGCTTCTGA
- a CDS encoding ChbG/HpnK family deacetylase, which produces MSVAASPRRIWLCADDYGISPGVNRAIRDLIERGRLNATSVMMVGPAIARSDVEALSASATKSPRCAIGLHVTLSAPFRPLTMHFRPLDGDMFLAFPKLLRAGLMRRLDREFIRNEVKAQLAAFMDAFGRAPDFVDGHQHVQLFPQVRDGFVDAVVEAAPNAWVRQGGRDLPLRQRLASPKALVLDGLSAQFRRRAGGAGLSFNPGFAGAYDFTRAADFGALMRQFLEGLPDGGLVMCHPGFVDDVLTGLDPMTDVREREHAYLAGDAFALLLADSNVTLG; this is translated from the coding sequence ATGAGCGTGGCCGCGAGCCCGCGGCGGATCTGGCTCTGCGCCGACGATTACGGCATCAGCCCGGGCGTCAACCGCGCCATCCGCGACCTGATCGAACGCGGCCGCCTCAACGCCACGTCGGTGATGATGGTGGGGCCCGCGATCGCGCGCAGCGATGTCGAGGCGCTTTCTGCTTCGGCAACGAAAAGCCCGCGTTGCGCGATCGGATTGCACGTGACGCTGTCGGCGCCGTTCCGGCCGCTCACCATGCATTTCCGCCCCTTGGACGGCGACATGTTCCTGGCCTTTCCCAAACTGCTGCGCGCCGGATTGATGCGGCGGCTCGACCGTGAATTCATCCGCAACGAGGTGAAGGCACAGCTGGCCGCCTTCATGGACGCGTTCGGACGCGCCCCTGACTTCGTCGACGGTCACCAGCATGTGCAGCTCTTCCCGCAGGTGCGCGACGGCTTCGTCGATGCGGTGGTCGAGGCTGCGCCAAACGCCTGGGTGCGCCAGGGCGGCCGCGACCTGCCGCTTCGGCAGCGGCTGGCCTCACCGAAGGCCCTGGTGCTCGATGGTCTCAGCGCGCAATTCCGCCGCCGCGCCGGCGGTGCCGGCCTCAGCTTCAACCCCGGCTTCGCGGGCGCCTATGATTTTACGCGCGCCGCCGATTTCGGCGCGCTGATGCGGCAATTCCTGGAAGGCCTCCCCGACGGCGGCCTCGTGATGTGCCATCCCGGCTTCGTCGATGATGTCCTCACCGGCCTCGATCCCATGACCGACGTGCGCGAGCGCGAGCACGCCTATCTCGCGGGCGACGCTTTCGCGCTCCTGCTGGCGGACAGCAACGTGACACTGGGATGA